Proteins encoded by one window of Leucoraja erinacea ecotype New England unplaced genomic scaffold, Leri_hhj_1 Leri_1392S, whole genome shotgun sequence:
- the LOC129715773 gene encoding zinc finger protein 239-like, whose protein sequence is MEDHMTGHNKEKRYECDVCGKAWQSPSELETHRRVHTGERPFDCSDCGKSFKTAMVLKIHRRMHTGEKPYGCSTCGKSFAQLSGLWEHQQVHSSERPFTCSDCGKGFKSSKDLKVHRRVHTGERPYTCSDCGKGFTQSSGLLQHQRTHTSERPYTCVQCGKDFTQSSGLVLHQRTHSGERPYTCAQCGKSFTQSSSLLVHQRSTHNGERPYTCAQCGKGFTQSSTLLAHQRTHTGERPYTCAQCGKAFTRSSGLLEHQRTHTSERPYTCAQCGKGFTCSTRLLSHQRVHAGDRPVPSLVCGERFAMASHALSHQHVHTSGQPYDCPYCGEAFDSSRGLRQHWRAHVGEQLLPQ, encoded by the coding sequence atggaggaccacatgacggggcacaacaaggagaagcgttatgagtgtgacgtgtgtggcaaggcctggcagagcccgagcgagctggagacccaccggcgggtgcacacaggagaacgccccttcgactgctcggactgcggcaagagcttcaagacggcGATGGTCCTGAAGATACACCGGCggatgcacacgggcgagaagccctatggctgctccacatgcggcaagagctttgcccagttgtcggggctgtgggagcaccagcaggtgcacagcagtgagcggcccttcacctgctccgactgcggcaaaggcttcaagtcgtccaaggacctgaaggtgcacaggcgcgtgcacaccggggagcggccctacacctgcagcgactgcggcaagggcttcacccagtccagcggcctgctgcagcaccagcgcacccacaccagcgagcgcccctacacctgtgtccAGTGCGGCAAGGACTTCACCCAATCCAGCGGCCTGGTGCTGCACCAGCGCACTCACAGTGGTGAGCGCCCCTACACTTGTGCCCAgtgtggcaagagcttcacccaatccagcagcctgctggtgcaccaacGCAGCACCCACaatggcgagcgcccctacacctgcgcccagtgcggcaagggcttcacccagtccagcacccTGCTggcgcaccagcgcacccacaccggtgagcgcccctacacctgcgcccagtgcggcaaggcctTCACCCGCTCCAGtggcctgctggagcaccagcgcacccacaccagcgagcgtccctacacctgcgcccagtgcggcaagggcttcacctgctccaccaggctgctgtcccaccagcgggtgcacgccggcgaccgtcccgtccccagcctggtgtgtggagagcgctttgccatggcctcccacgccctgtctcaccagcacgtgcacaccagtggccagccctacgactgcccgtactgcggtgaggcgtttgacagctcgcgggggttgcggcagcactgGCGGGCCCACgtcggcgagcagctgctcccacagTGA